In a genomic window of Procambarus clarkii isolate CNS0578487 chromosome 10, FALCON_Pclarkii_2.0, whole genome shotgun sequence:
- the LOC123752221 gene encoding nucleolar protein dao-5-like: MLAGALIQSGHSVPNSLKRGQVIRKFAKFNFLFIERRDVLVMISRPKRHSQSSSSSSHKEVPVIRKYQSSGSAGHQEVPVIRKYRSSGSAGHQEVPVIRKCRSSGSTGHQEVPVIRKYRSSGSAGHQEVLVIRKYRSSGSTGHHEVPVIRKYRSSGSTGHQEVPVIRKKYQSSGSTSHQEVPVIRKYQSSGSTDHQEVPVIRKYQSSGSTDHQEVPVIRKYQSSGSTSHQEVPVIRKYQSSGSTDHQEVPVIRKYQSSGSTSHQEVPVIRKYQSSGSTSHQEVPVIRKYQSSGSTSHQEVPVIRKYRSSGSTSHQEVPVIRKYQSSGSTSHQEVPVISQYQSSRHQEAEVTKKHQSSRSNSHQEATVIKKQQSSRSSSHQEAAIIKKQKSSKGSSHQEAPVIKKQKSSKSSSHQEAAVIKKQQSSRSRSHQKAAVIKKHQSSRSSNHQEAAVIKKHQSSRSTSHQETPVIKKHQSSRSTSHQEAPSSRSTSHKEAAVIKKQQSSRSSSHQKAPVIKKQQSSRNTSHQEALVIKKHRLSRHQEAAVITSSRSSSQHVIKKQRSSRHQKEAVIKKQPSSRSSGHHGIKKQQSSRSSRHQEAVIINKQQSSRSSSHHVIKRQQSSRHQEAAVITSSRGSSHHVIKKQQSSRHQEAAVITSSRTSSHHVIKKQQSSRHQEAAVNTSSRSSGHHVIKKKQSSRSSRHQEAAVITASKSSSHQEAAVIKKQ, translated from the exons ATGCTGGCGGGAGCTTTGATCCAATCAGGTCACTCGGTACCCAATTCTCTCAAACGGGGACAAGTTATCAGAAAGTTTGCAAAATTTAATTTTCTCTTCATTGAACGACGAGACGTCCTAGTTATGATCTCACGGCCTAAACGCCATAGCCAGTCATCAAGTAGCAGTAGTCATAAAGAAGTACCAGTTATCAGGAAGTACCAGTCATCAGGAAGTGCCGGTCATCAGGAAGTGCCGGTCATCAGGAAGTACCGGTCATCAGGAAGTGCCGGTCATCAGGAAGTACCGGTCATCAGGAAGTGCCGGTCATCAGGAAGTACCGGTCATCAGGAAGTACCGGTCATCAGGAAGTACCGGTCATCAGGAAGTGCCGGTCATCAGGAAGTACTGGTCATCAGGAAGTACCGGTCATCAGGAAGTACCGGTCATCACGAAGTACCGGTCATCAGGAAGTACCGGTCATCAGGAAGTACCGGTCATCAGGAAGTACCGGTCATCAGGAA GAAGTACCAGTCATCAGGAAGTACCAGTCATCAGGAAGTACCAGTCATCAGGAAGTACCAGTCATCAGGAAGTACCGATCATCAGGAAGTACCAGTCATTAGGAAGTACCAGTCATCAGGAAGTACCGATCATCAGGAAGTACCAGTCATCAGGAAGTACCAGTCATCAGGAAGTACCAGTCATCAGGAAGTACCAGTCATCAGGAAGTACCAGTCATCAGGAAGTACCGATCATCAGGAAGTACCAGTCATCAGGAAGTACCAGTCATCAGGAAGTACCAGTCATCAGGAAGTACCAGTCATCAGGAAGTACCAGTCATCAGGAAGTACCAGTCATCAGGAAGTACCGGTCATCAGGAAGTACCAGTCATCAGGAAGTACCAGTCATCAGGAAGTACCAGTCATCAGGAAGTACCGATCATCAGGAAGTACCAGTCATCAGGAAGTACCAGTCATCAGGAAGTACCAGTCATCAGGAAGTACCAGTCATCAGGAAGTACCAGTCATCAGCCAGTACCAGTCATCACGTCATCAAGAAGCAGAAGTCACCAAGAAGCACCAGTCATCAAGAAGCAACAGTCATCAAGAAGCAACAGTCATCAAGAAGCAGCAGTCATCAAGAAGCAGCAGTCATCAAGAAGCAGCAATCATCAAGAAGCAGAAGTCATCAAAAGGCAGCAGTCATCAAGAAGCACCAGTCATCAAGAAGCAGAAGTCATCAAAAAGCAGCAGTCATCAAGAAGCAGCAGTCATCAAGAAGCAGCAATCATCAAGAAGCAGAAGTCATCAAAAGGCAGCAGTCATCAAGAAGCACCAGTCATCAAGAAGCAGCAATCATCAAGAAGCAGCAGTCATCAAGAAGCACCAGTCATCAAGAAGCACCAGTCATCAAGAAACACCAGTCATCAAGAAGCACCAGTCATCAAGAAGCACCAGTCATCAAGAAGCACCA TCATCAAGAAGCACTAGTCATAAAGAAGCAGCAGTCATCAAGAAGCAGCAGTCATCAAGAAGCAGCAGTCATCAAAAAGCACCAGTCATCAAGAAGCAGCAGTCATCAAGAAACACCAGTCATCAGGAAGCACTAGTCATAAAGAAGCACCGGTTATCACGTCATCAAGAAGCAGCAGTCATCACGTCATCAAGAAGCAGCAGTCAACACGTCATCAAGAAGCAGCGGTCATCACGTCATCAAAAAGAAGCAGTCATCAAGAAGCAGCCGTCATCAAGAAGCAGCGGTCATCACGGCATCAAAAAGCAGCAGTCATCAAGAAGCAGCCGTCATCAAGAAGCAGTAATCATCAATAAGCAGCAGTCATCAAGAAGCAGCAGTCATCACGTCATCAAGAGGCAGCAGTCATCACGTCATCAAGAAGCAGCAGTCATCACGTCATCAAGAGGCAGCAGTCATCACGTCATCAAGAAGCAGCAGTCATCACGCCATCAAGAGGCAGCAGTCATCACGTCATCAAGAACCAGCAGTCATCACGTCATCAAGAAGCAGCAGTCATCACGTCATCAAGAAGCAGCAGTCAACACGTCATCAAGAAGCAGCGGTCATCACGTCATCAAAAAGAAGCAGTCATCAAGAAGCAGCCGTCATCAAGAAGCAGCGGTCATCACGGCATCAAAAAGCAGCAGTCATCAAGAAGCAGCCGTCATCAAGAAGCAGTAA